The following coding sequences lie in one Porphyromonas asaccharolytica DSM 20707 genomic window:
- a CDS encoding S46 family peptidase, which produces MNKLQTLLLTLCALLVCSATARADKGMWVLSELNEQNEARMRELGFNLPLDQLYNLDKPSIARGVVIFGGGCTGITVSDQGLLFTNHHCGYDAIQSQSTVEHDYLRDGFASQSFREELPIPGLSVKYLRAQIDVTARIEQAVAGITDEAKRQETIDKVSEEIVKEYTKSPFDAVEVTPFYAGNKYYVVIYDEFKDVRLVMTPPSSVGKFGGDTDNWMWPRHTGDFSVFRVYADANNKPAEYSASNKPYRPVYYTKVSLKGYQEQDYAMTIGFPGSTDRYLTSYGVIDRIENENAPRIEARGIKQEIWKRAMEADQATRIKYASKYAQSSNYWKNSIGMNRGLEKLHVVDRKRAEEEAFTQWVARTGKPYGNILPDLKRAYEEIAPYNRQLNYMIETMLSGSEIVWLGYQAMVAAGSGDKKELKDLYKDYLPNLDREVLPAMLSLLRTKLPADNLPFIYQVIDERFGGDYKAYAEELFANSVVPYEDKMMAVLAMDPNKVKETLANDPVQELVQSVLTYYSSLLDKYLEYNHAIEKGKRELFAAMSEFQPNALRPSDANFTMRMSYGRILGYEPGDGAWYYHFTTERGVFQKQNPNSSEFAVQPEILELLSNPANFAPYGVGDHLFTCFLSDNDITGGNSGSPVFDKNGNLIGLAFDGNWEAMSGDIEFEPDLQRTISVDIRYVLFMIDKWAKCPRLIQELTFA; this is translated from the coding sequence ATGAATAAACTACAGACCTTGCTCCTGACCCTCTGTGCACTCCTCGTGTGCAGTGCTACAGCACGTGCCGACAAGGGCATGTGGGTACTCAGTGAGCTCAACGAGCAAAACGAAGCTCGCATGCGTGAGCTGGGCTTTAACCTACCTCTAGACCAGCTCTACAATCTAGACAAACCCTCGATAGCACGTGGCGTGGTTATCTTCGGTGGTGGCTGCACCGGTATCACGGTCTCCGATCAGGGACTACTCTTCACCAACCACCACTGCGGTTACGATGCCATCCAGAGCCAGAGTACCGTAGAGCATGACTACCTACGTGACGGCTTCGCCTCACAGTCTTTCCGTGAGGAGCTACCGATCCCAGGACTCTCTGTCAAGTACCTGCGTGCGCAGATCGACGTGACGGCTCGCATCGAGCAGGCTGTCGCTGGTATCACCGACGAGGCTAAGCGTCAGGAGACGATCGACAAGGTCTCTGAGGAGATCGTCAAGGAGTACACGAAGTCTCCCTTTGACGCTGTCGAGGTAACCCCCTTCTATGCTGGTAATAAGTACTATGTCGTCATCTACGACGAGTTTAAGGATGTACGTCTCGTGATGACCCCACCGAGCAGCGTCGGTAAGTTTGGCGGTGATACGGACAACTGGATGTGGCCTCGCCATACGGGCGACTTTAGCGTCTTCCGTGTTTACGCTGATGCCAACAACAAGCCCGCTGAGTACTCAGCTAGCAACAAGCCTTACCGTCCTGTATACTATACGAAGGTCTCTCTAAAGGGTTACCAGGAGCAGGACTACGCGATGACCATTGGTTTCCCAGGCTCTACCGATCGTTACCTCACCTCTTATGGTGTCATCGATCGTATCGAGAATGAGAACGCACCCCGCATCGAGGCGCGTGGCATCAAGCAGGAGATCTGGAAGCGCGCTATGGAGGCTGACCAAGCGACCCGCATCAAGTACGCTAGCAAGTATGCTCAGAGCTCTAACTACTGGAAGAACTCTATCGGTATGAATCGTGGTCTCGAGAAGCTCCATGTCGTAGACCGCAAGCGCGCCGAGGAGGAGGCATTCACTCAGTGGGTAGCTCGTACAGGCAAGCCTTACGGCAATATCCTACCCGACCTAAAGCGTGCCTACGAGGAGATCGCTCCCTACAACCGTCAGCTCAACTATATGATCGAGACGATGCTGAGCGGTAGCGAGATCGTATGGCTCGGTTATCAGGCTATGGTAGCTGCGGGCTCTGGCGACAAGAAGGAGCTGAAAGACCTCTACAAGGATTACCTCCCCAACCTAGATCGTGAGGTGCTCCCCGCTATGCTCTCATTGCTTCGTACGAAGCTTCCTGCAGATAACCTCCCCTTCATCTATCAAGTCATTGACGAGCGCTTCGGCGGAGACTACAAGGCTTATGCTGAGGAGCTTTTTGCCAATAGTGTCGTACCTTATGAGGATAAGATGATGGCCGTACTGGCTATGGATCCGAACAAGGTCAAGGAGACCCTTGCCAACGATCCTGTACAGGAGCTCGTCCAGAGCGTATTGACGTACTACTCATCTTTGCTGGATAAGTACCTAGAGTACAACCACGCTATCGAGAAGGGCAAGCGTGAGCTCTTTGCCGCTATGAGCGAGTTCCAGCCTAACGCACTTCGTCCATCAGACGCTAACTTCACGATGCGTATGAGTTACGGCCGTATCCTTGGCTACGAGCCAGGTGATGGAGCGTGGTACTACCACTTCACGACGGAGCGTGGTGTCTTCCAGAAGCAGAACCCCAACAGCAGCGAGTTCGCTGTACAGCCTGAGATCCTCGAGCTACTAAGCAATCCTGCTAACTTCGCACCTTACGGTGTGGGCGATCACCTTTTCACCTGCTTCCTCTCGGACAACGATATCACGGGTGGTAACTCAGGTAGCCCTGTCTTCGACAAGAATGGTAACCTGATCGGTCTAGCCTTCGACGGTAACTGGGAGGCTATGAGTGGCGACATCGAGTTTGAGCCTGATCTACAGCGCACTATCTCGGTAGATATCCGCTACGTCCTCTTCATGATCGACAAGTGGGCTAAGTGCCCCCGTCTGATCCAGGAGCTGACCTTCGCATAA